One window from the genome of Garra rufa chromosome 1, GarRuf1.0, whole genome shotgun sequence encodes:
- the LOC141330059 gene encoding uncharacterized protein, whose product MMKEQLVSRCSAGLSAVLLTVPLEKPVQNEEEILDYIKCLFRPEVQKYSMILFTCGDELEDLDRTINECLQNHADLQRLVTECGGKFHGFNNKSKSDNQIQELLQKIEEVMDENRGQFKQMRRSQSMGCGVNFSDEEPDEENPDQTGSAGKSATGNKNNLFKLSAGSNSETKWSSLENSVRMGEEISLIHTLGLMDNLHKTHFRELG is encoded by the exons ATGATGAAAGAGCAGCTGGTCTCTCGATGTTCAGCAGGTCTCAGTGCAGTTCTTCTCACCGTTCCTCTAGAGAAACCTGTGCAAAATGAGGAAGAGATCCTGGATTATATTAAGTGTTTGTTTCGTCCTGAAGTTCAGAAATACAGCATGATCCTTTTTACGTGTGGAGATGAACTAGAGGATCTGGATCGGACCATTAATGAATGTTTACAAAACCATGCTGATCTCCAGCGACTGGTGACTGAATGTGGAGGAAAGTTTCACGGTTTCAACAACAAAAGTAAATCAGACAATCAGATTCAAGAACTACTGCAGAAGATTGAAGAAGTGATGGATGAAAACAGAGGACAATTTAAACAAATGAGGAGGAGTCAGAGCATGGGTTGCGGTGTCAATT TTTCAGATGAAGAGCCAGATGAGGAAAATCCAGATCAGACTGGTTCTGCTGGGAAAAGTGCCACTGGAAACAAAAACAACCTGTTTAAATTGTCAGCTGGTTCAAACTCTGAAACGAAATGGAGCAGCTTAGAAAACAGTGTCAGGATGGGTGAAGAGATCTCACTGATCCACACTCTTGGATTGATGGATAACCtgcataaaacacattttagagAACTTGGATGA